A region of Toxotes jaculatrix isolate fToxJac2 chromosome 23, fToxJac2.pri, whole genome shotgun sequence DNA encodes the following proteins:
- the LOC121176796 gene encoding LOW QUALITY PROTEIN: interferon-induced very large GTPase 1-like (The sequence of the model RefSeq protein was modified relative to this genomic sequence to represent the inferred CDS: substituted 1 base at 1 genomic stop codon) has translation MMLCCCGKSCLTKESYAEPDAFLEHHGEEGDSPVTRHSDYVPPPGEVTVLYSGSETVSLGLAPLAQTDSSVRYKLQIDYSCDTQRGSVIVEDSSTVIVGGLIPGTEYTFRITRTAENGNQSKAASVSVFTEKKLESLLKDLGLEQHYTEKLSLSTILQIDEKTITDEPARCNSDLPWYFLKKLMMVNVTARNVTCTSECEPDYDAGKGKKKLDLTSLLNSPNSGDRANPLDIITALFLCSDAFVQQEIALKMSMCQFSVPLLLPNCDTEKCTLMLWAMRDIVKKYRPQSLSQSKGFIEDRIVLSELPMISFVRLGECSLSKSEILNKVLSNSEQYHDTFVHHDMEGGDSPRKISDGLTEITWYLPCGNKNMDIFSEPVAIANLRGDIASFETQFSFLCQTSAAVFVFFDDLNSECRLLTNQQDKAQIFLVVNHQSKTFSSDALEVLATKLGLTNSNIILKSKCTNDADFVKSLRKTVSHIFENTKVKMPIEQMADIAHELGILVDEDCPECQTAKKNADDITAEIQNTLQFKEAQLPLQGQIWKELTSLEKEEFRLRKVGSENVENYKSDLQRQKEKLRSKQNSYDISNAMICFISAISSPGIERCYFLKWMRINLDNLSREKLSGLREQYKEKCKNSENKDEIKDIDKQLSSSSLGTEHFFREMGQIYEASVYLPETHPSRQQLQHLPRLCAGLLLDGFPLELVDGDASNIPLRWVSDVLSQLSDLVSPKSKILVVTVLGVQSTGKSTLLNTMFGVQFAVSSGRCTRGAFMLLIRINEDVRKVLNCDFMVIIDTEGLKSPELAQLDDSHEHDNELATLVVGLSDITIINIAMENSTEMKDILQIVVHAFLRMKEVGKKPKCQFVHQNVSDVSAHEKNLRDRTLLLQQLNEMTQAAAKMEKKEENKSFTDVMEYSPDTGNCYIPGLWNGNPPMAPVNAGYSEAVYELKKNIIQLLGNSASSANDISEFKEWMSSLWNAVKHENFIFSFRNSLVADAYMRLCTEFNKWEWEFKKDMFRWVTNAETRISNFGTVAAKSEKSDMTELVTCLKSEACTELTKWERTLLDNLTQYFKQTEGHVYLVEGYKXDFANSAKSLRREMESSVLNQLRAAADIKQGMTELERIKENHTEEIEKAACALIDECRKKNVQMRNEELDREFDKMWNETVKKLSFSEQKEIDVFTRVNHILRGNLVNKGAHASQLLNAKNLEMCGLTPFKYTAEGFLNQFEHNVRKFFNFSNHTAMVQKKADSIIAACTEFVNEKVKRRNNYSDTYTEEILHIIDKRLQNNQDVKTDIEFEVPLKQHICGFAARHFQKMHKDFLHVNDPHRCLTENKEKFRADFKDVFCERDQCQKKAEEFTDRCLKPAVEDFVNRCLGPDIVGEMLTRKEFSTRMFFQYSVLLDLLSKDDFSKYLSYIRSYEEYVKTWILDQTVAHFSNGSKTFEFEDQHLQSSINSINCAINKAKMKKSGNLKTFVSHVCQELGDKLVIPQDDLGAFMILNKANQEQFAHWLTECVKEMAAALREKFKKTNIQMKLKNLHMNPQNELFTRVVGCGKQCPFCAVPCEAGGKAHTEHWASLHRPEGLGSYRWHGTEKLVTDICSSSVISDTSFRCHATNYEWHPYKRYTEIFPDWKIPPDISLQASDYWKYILTRFNREFAGAYKAQPADIPSTWKEITPEKAKQSLKESFSIK, from the exons ATGATGCTATGTTGCTGTGGAAAATCCTGTCTCACAAAG GAGTCCTACGCTGAACCAGACGCCTTCCTTGAGCATCACGGTGAGGAAGGAGACTCTCCTGTAACACGACACTCTGACT ATGTTCCTCCACCAGGAGAAGTAACAGTTCTCTACTCAGGCAGTGAGACTGTCTCTCTTGGCTTGGCTCCCTTGGCACAAACTGATTCCTCTGTCAGGTATAAACTTCAAATAGATTATTCctgtgacacacagagaggcagtgTGATCGTGGAAGACTCCAGCACTGTAATTGTTGGGGGACTGATTCCTGGGACAGAGTATACTTTCAGGATCACAAGGACAGCAGAGAATGGAAATCAAAGCAAAGCAGCTTCAGTATCCGTCTTTACag AGAAAAAACTGGAGAGCTTACTGAAGGATCTGGGCTTGGAGCAGCACTACACAGAGAAGCTATCTCTGAGCACAATACTTCAGATCGATGAGAAGACCATCACTGATGAACCTGCCAGGTGTAACTCAGATCTTCCATGGTATTTTCTGAAGAAACTAATGATGGTTAATGTGACAGCCAGGAATGTGACATGTACATCAGAATGTGAGCCAGACTATGATGCTGggaaaggtaaaaaaaagttAGATCTTACGAGTCTGCTCAACAGTCCAAACTCAGGTGACAGGGCAAACCCTCTCGACATAAtcactgctctctttctgtgttctgATGCTTTTGTACAGCAGGAAATAGCACTGAAAATGTCTATGTGTCAGttctctgtgcctctgctgcttcctaACTGTGACACAGAGAAGTGCACACTCATGCTTTGGGCCATGAGAGACATTGTTAAAAAGTACAGACCTCAGTCACTCTCACAGTCAAAGGGCTTTATTGAAGACAGAATTGTTCTCTCTGAACTTCCAATGATCTCTTTTGTGAGACTGGGTGAGTGCTCTTTGTCCAAGTCAGAGATTCTCAATAAGGTTCTGAGCAATTCTGAGCAGTACCATGACACTTTTGTTCACCACGACATGGAGGGTGGTGACAGTCCCAGAAAAATATCTGATGGACTGACTGAAATTACCTGGTACCTCCcttgtggaaacaaaaacatggacattttcagtgagCCAGTAGCTATAGCTAACCTTCGTGGAGACATTGCTTCATTTGAaacacagttttctttcttgtgtcaaacatctgcagcagtttttgtgttttttgatgaTCTAAACTCCGAGTGCAGACTACTGACAAACCAGCAAGACAAGGCACAGATCTTCTTGGTGGTTAACCATCAGAGCAAAACCTTCAGTTCGGATGCTTTAGAAGTGCTGGCAACAAAGTTGGGCTTGACTAACAGCAACATTATCTTGAAGAGTAAGTGCACGAATGATGCAGACTTTGTGAAAAGTTTGAGGAAAACAGTCAGTCATATATTTGAGAACACAAAGGTGAAGATGCCCATTGAACAGATGGCAGACATTGCCCATGAATTGGGAATCTTGGTTGATGAAGACTGTCCAGAGTGCCAGACTGCCAAGAAAAATGCAGATGATATTACTGCAGAAATTCAAAACACCCTTCAATTCAAAGAAGCTCAGCTTCCCCTGCAAGGTCAAATATGGAAGGAACTGACGAGCTTAGAGAAGGAAGAATTTCGACTTCGAAAAGTTGGAtctgaaaatgtagaaaattacaaaagtgatcttcagagacagaaagaaaaacttcGGAGCAAACAGAACTCTTATGACATATCAAATGCAATGATTTGCTTCATCAGTGCAATATCAAGCCCAGGGATAGAGAGGTGTTATTTCCTGAAATGGATGCGAATCAACCTCGATAACCTGTCTCGAGAAAAACTGTCTGGCCTCAGGGAGCAGtacaaagaaaaatgcaagaaTTCTGAGAACAAAGACGAGATCAAAGACATTGACAAACAACTTTCCAGCAGCTCATTGGGAACTGAACACTTCTTCCGTGAAATGGGTCAAATCTATGAAGCTTCAGTTTACCTTCCAGAGACACACCCGTCACGTCAACAGTTACAGCATCTGCCCAGACTGTGTGCAGGATTGTTGCTTGATGGATTTCCCCTTGAGCTTGTGGATGGAGATGCATCCAACATACCTCTCAGATGGGTGAGTGACGTTCTGTCTCAGCTCAGTGACTTGGTGTCTCCAAAGAGCAAGATACTGGTGGTCACAGTTCTTGGAGTTCAGAGCACAGGAAAGTCCACTCTCCTTAACACCATGTTTGGAGTGCAGTTTGCAGTCAGCAGTGGTCGATGCACTCGAGGTGCTTTTATGTTGCTGATCAGGATCAATGAAGACGTCAGAAAGGTTCTCAACTGTGACTTCATGGTGATCATTGACACTGAGGGCTTAAAGTCACCTGAGCTTGCACAACTGGATGATAGCCATGAGCATGACAATGAACTTGCAACACTTGTTGTGGGGCTGAGTGATATCACCATCATCAATATTGCAATGGAGAACTCAACAGAAATGAAGGACATCCTACAGATAGTTGTGCATGCTTTTCTCAGGATGAAAGAGGTGGGCAAAAAGCCTAAATGTCAGTTTGTTCACCAGAACGTGTCGGATGTTTCAGCCCATGAGAAGAACTTAAGAGACAGGACACTGCTCTTGCAACAGTTAAATGAGATGACGCAGGCAGCAgccaaaatggaaaagaaagaggagaacaaGAGTTTCACTGATGTGATGGAGTACAGTCCAGACACTGGGAACTGCTACATTCCTGGACTCTGGAATGGAAACCCACCAATGGCACCGGTCAATGCAGGGTACAGTGAAGCTGTATATGAGCTCAAGAAAAACATCATCCAACTACTGGGAAATTCTGCGTCATCTGCTAATGACATCTCTGAGTTTAAAGAGTGGATGTCAAGCCTGTGGAATGCAGTAAAGCATGAAAACTTCATCTTCAGCTTCAGAAACAGTCTGGTGGCTGATGCATACATGAGGCTCTGCACAGAATTCAACAAATGGGAATGGGAATTTAAAAAAGACATGTTCAGATGGGTTACCAATGCTGAAACAAGAATTTCAAATTTTGGTACAGTTGCTGCGAAATCTGAAAAATCTGACATGACAGAACTTGTCACATGTTTGAAAAGTGAAGCCTGCACAGAGCTGACTAAATGGGAGAGGACACTTCTTGACAATCTGACACAGTACTTCAAGCAAACAGAGGGTCATGTCTATCTGGTTGAAGGATACAAATAGGACTTTGCCAATAGTGCAAAGAGCCTTCGTCGAGAGATGGAGAGCTCTGTACTCAatcagctcagagcagcagctgacatcAAACAGGGAATGACAGAACTTGAAAGAATCAAGGAAAATCACACAGAAGAAATCGAAAAAGCAGCGTGTGCACTGATTGATGAATGTCGGAAGAAGAATGTCCAGATGAGAAATGAAGAACTGGACAGAGAATTTGATAAGATGTGGAATGAAACAGTGAAGaaactgtctttctctgaaCAAAAGGAAATAGATGTCTTCACCAGGGTGAACCATATCCTGAGAGGAAATCTGGTGAACAAGGGGGCTCATGCATCTCAGCTGTTGAATGCAAAGAACCTGGAAATGTGTGGACTAACACCATTCAAATATACAGCTGAAGGATTCCTCAACCAATTTGAACACAATGTGAGGAAGTTCTTCAACTTCTCAAATCACACAGCAATGGTACAGAAAAAGGCTGATAGCATCATTGCTGCGTGCACTGAATTTGTGaatgaaaaagtcaaaagaagGAACAATTACTCTGACACTTACACTGAGGAGATCCTACACATCATTGACAAGAGGCTGCAAAACAATCAGGATGTTAAGACAGACATCGAGTTTGAAGTTCCTCTGAAACAGCACATCTGTGGATTTGCAGCCAGACACTTCCAGAAAATGCACAAAGATTTCCTACATGTGAATGATCCTCACAGAtgtctgactgaaaacaaagaaaagtttcGCGCTGATTTTAAAGACGTGTTCTGTGAACGAGACCAGTGCCAGAAGAAAGCAGAGGAATTCACAGACCGATGCTTGAAGCCTGCAGTTGAAGACTTTGTCAACCGTTGCCTGGGTCCTGATATCGTTGGAGAAATGCTGACAAGAAAAGAATTCAGCACAAGAATGTTTTTCCAGTATTCAGTTTTACTGGATCTGCTTTCAAAGGATGACTTTTCAAAGTATTTGAGTTATATTAGATCATATGAGGAATATGTAAAGACGTGGATTCTGGACCAAACAGTGGCTCACTTCTCAAATGGATCTAAGACATTTGAGTTTGAGGATCAACATCTCCAGTCAAGCATCAACAGCATAAACTGTGCAATAAACAAggccaaaatgaaaaagagcGGAAACTTGAAGACATTTGTGTCACATGTCTGTCAGGAACTTGGAGATAAACTGGTCATTCCCCAGGATGATCTTGGTGCTTTCATGATCCTGAACAAAGCAAACCAGGAACAGTTTGCACACTGGCTCACAGAGTGTGTGAAGGAGATGGCAGCAGCTCTTAGggagaagtttaaaaaaacaaacatccagaTGAAACTAAAAAATCTCCATATGAATCCCCAGAACGAGCTTTTCACCAGAGTGGTTGGATGTGGTAAACAGTGTCCGTTCTGTGCAGTGCCCTGTGAGGCAGGAGGAAAAGCCCATACTGAGCACTGGGCTTCACTGCATCGACCAGAGGGTCTGGGTAGTTACAGGTGGCATGGGACAGAAAAACTTGTCACTGACATTTGCTCGTCTTCTGTGATCAGTGACACCAGTTTTCGCTGTCATGCTACAAACTATGAATGGCACCCCTACAAACGTTACACTGAAATTTTCCCAGACTGGAAAATTCCTCCAGACATAAGCCTTCAGGCATCAGACTACTGGAAATATATACTGACAAGGTTCAACAGGGAGTTTGCAGGAGCATATAAAGCACAGCCTGCTGATATTCCTTCAACCTGGAAAGAAATCACACCTGAAAAGGCAAAACAGAGTCTCAAAGAGTCATTTAGCATCAAGTGA